Within the Catalinimonas niigatensis genome, the region TCTACCCTATGCTTGCGGGCATAGCCCAACAGTTCCTGCATGATTGTGGTGGCAACACCTTTACGCTGGAATTTTTTATCTACAAAAAGTGTGTCCAGGTATCCATCGGCAGTAATAGAACCAAAACCTACGAGTTTACCTTTACTTTCAGCCAGTAAAAAATGCTGCCGCCTGATTCTATCCTGCCAGCGAGCATTATCTTTATTGCTTAATGCCCAAGTATTTACCTGCTCCTTCGTGTATTCTTTTACGTGAAGTACAGTCTTCCGAAAAAGATCAGTAACAGCTGGCAGATCCTCTGGTGTAGCAGACCGTAAGTGGATGTCTGTAGTTTTTGTCATAAATCTTTTGGCTACCTCTGCGTCGTTCTTTCAGCAGTGCTTATATGCTATGCTGATGGAAGTAATCATGTTAATCATGTAGGACCTCCTCAAATATAAGTAAACGAAAGTAAAGCTTGCTCGGACAAAGCTTATCTTCTTAGGATTGTATTTTAAGATTGAAATAAAAAAGCCTGCAAAAACAATTTTGCAGGCTCCAATTAATGATGATCATCAGTTATTTATTAGGCTGGGGGGTTGTCCTCAAATAAGGTTTTACAACCTTGTGGCCTTTAGGAAATCTGCTGGGAATTTCTTCGTTGGAAATTGCTGGTGCGATTACCACATCCTCACCATCTTTCCAGTCAGCAGGAGTCGCTACACTGTAGTTAGCTGTCAGTTGCAGCGAGTCAATTACCCGAAGCAGCTCATGAAAGTTACGTCCGGTAGATGCCGGATAGGTCAGAGTCAGTTTGATCTTCTTGTCAGGGCTGATAATAAATACCGACCGAACCGTCATGCTATCAGAAGCATTGGGGTGTAGCATGCCATATAGCTCAGCAACTTTCTTATCCGGATCAGCAATAAGGGGAAAATTCACAGTGGTATTCTGAGTCTCATTAATATCGTTGATCCATCCTTTATGAGAATTAAGATCATCCACACTTACGGCAATAACCTTTACATTTCTCTTGTCAAATTCTGACTTTAATTGTGCAGTCCGGCCTAATTCGGTTGTACAAACGGGGGTGTAATCTGCGGGGTGTGAAAATATCATTCCCCATTTGTCACCGAGCCACTCATGAAAGCGAATTGTACCTTCTGTAGTTTCCGCTGTAAAATCGGGTGCGGTATCTCCTAGTTTAAGTTCCATGTTGTTTTATTTATTAATTAAAAAATGATAATCTAACTTAAAAGAAAATTATGGTTTTTACGAGCAGAGCCCTGAGTTTTTCAAGTAACGATCTAAAAAGAAGCTTTCGTAAATCACACTGAGAATATAGAAATCAATGAATCCATTTCCTCTAGGTATCTTCCTTGATCTGTTTACGCCCTAACCATATTTGCTTAAGCTTACGGGAAAAGTAATCTAACGGTTTTGACGAAGGCTAAGTAAACTAAACAAGCCCGTCTATCCACAGTTTACAGTAACGGATATTAACTTTTTAAACTTAAACAGAAATGATTATGCGAGGCAATACACTATTTTTTGCTGCTTTCCTCTTTACTTTAGGATGGACTGCCTGTAACGATACTCAGCAAGGCTCTGCCTATGATACAGGAGACGGACAGCAGAATGATATCATAGATAATAGCGAAGTAGATAATGCTTTTACCCAATCGCCTTATTTTAAAGAATGGGATCAGAACAGCGATCAGCAGGTAGATGAGGATGAGTTCTATCAGGGACATGTAAAAGTGATGGACAAAGATCAGAATAGCAGCATTAGCAATGAAGAGTGGGACCAGGCTAAGAGTTCCTATTTTGCCGGCTATGACAATCAGCCCGAAAACATGGAGGATTGGGATGCAGATGGCGATGGTGACCTTACTACCGAGGAAGTTGTGACTGCCTTAGAGGATACGAATTATTACAAGAATTGGGATAATAATAGTGATGGAAAAATAGTAGAAGAGGAATTTGCAAAAAATGTCTTCCAAACCTGGGATACAGATGACAATGGATTGGTGCAATCAGAGGAATATGGCGAATTCCATGAAAGGCAAAAACAGTAACTGTTGCCACACCAAAAATAATAAACCCTTGCGATGAAACACAAGGGTTTATTCTAATCCACTTTTAAGGAGTGTTTACTTTTCCATGACCACTATTTCGCTCACCAGATAAGTATCTCCTTCTACTTCCAGGCTATAAACTTCATCTACTAAAGCGTATTGTGCTGCGATAAAGTGTACCTGATAAGTACGGGTGGTATTGGTCTGCGCATCGTACTTATAAAGTAAGTCTCCTGACTTTAACTCACCCATAGCTTTTACTCCATATTCTGTCATTAGCGGATGATTAGCCGTAGCAATTAGTTCTGTCATTCCTTCTGAAGTTAAATGATCTGTTACTGCAGCAGTAATATTTTCCTGAGGAAATAACACGGCTTTTACCAGGTTTATAGTGGATTTGCGATGTATATTAATACCCTCCACTTTCACCGGAGAAATTTTTCCATTGGCAAAAGCAAGTACCTGCTCACCAGGCTCAACCTCTTTGATCGCTTTCTCAGAACCATCAGCCATAGTTACCAAAGCATCGGCAGCAAAGCAAAAATCATAGTCAGAATTTTCCTGATCCATAGCACTTATATCCCCACCACTGCTTTTCTGCATGAGGTAAGCCACTTCTTTAGAAAGCACATAGGACATTTTCAGGGCTACATCTTCTTCTTCCCGGTCATGCTGATGAATATCATCAAAATACATATTCCAGACCTCTCCTTTGGTAGCCATATTAGGAATGACAAGGTTAAAAGTTTCATCAGCTTCGGTATTGGTAAAAAATGCGATCAAACCGAGCTCTGCCATGCTTTCACGCTCTATCATTTTGTAGAGATCAATTCTTTTTTTAACTCCACTATCTCCGGTAATAAGATAAGGTTTTTTCATGTCATAGCGGTCCAGCACGTATTCACCGGAACCTACTTTGACATAGGTATCTTCGTCCAGATTAGCTACCGTAGCTGTTTTGGCTATTTCATATTCTTCTTTGGTCATACCTCGGGCAGCATCTTCCTGCGCAATTGCCAGAGGCGTAGTAAATAGCATCATAGCTACTATCATAAGGGAATAAAGCGGTCTTTTCATAAGTTGCATGTAAAAATTAAGTTGTTCCAAATCAATCAAAATTACTTTATGATTGGCAAATAACGCATTTTTATAAGTA harbors:
- a CDS encoding GNAT family N-acetyltransferase, translating into MTKTTDIHLRSATPEDLPAVTDLFRKTVLHVKEYTKEQVNTWALSNKDNARWQDRIRRQHFLLAESKGKLVGFGSITADGYLDTLFVDKKFQRKGVATTIMQELLGYARKHRVEIVHSEVSLTAKPFFEKYGFRVIKPQQVVLEGVVFVNYVMTIKV
- a CDS encoding peroxiredoxin; this encodes MELKLGDTAPDFTAETTEGTIRFHEWLGDKWGMIFSHPADYTPVCTTELGRTAQLKSEFDKRNVKVIAVSVDDLNSHKGWINDINETQNTTVNFPLIADPDKKVAELYGMLHPNASDSMTVRSVFIISPDKKIKLTLTYPASTGRNFHELLRVIDSLQLTANYSVATPADWKDGEDVVIAPAISNEEIPSRFPKGHKVVKPYLRTTPQPNK
- a CDS encoding Hint domain-containing protein — protein: MKRPLYSLMIVAMMLFTTPLAIAQEDAARGMTKEEYEIAKTATVANLDEDTYVKVGSGEYVLDRYDMKKPYLITGDSGVKKRIDLYKMIERESMAELGLIAFFTNTEADETFNLVIPNMATKGEVWNMYFDDIHQHDREEEDVALKMSYVLSKEVAYLMQKSSGGDISAMDQENSDYDFCFAADALVTMADGSEKAIKEVEPGEQVLAFANGKISPVKVEGINIHRKSTINLVKAVLFPQENITAAVTDHLTSEGMTELIATANHPLMTEYGVKAMGELKSGDLLYKYDAQTNTTRTYQVHFIAAQYALVDEVYSLEVEGDTYLVSEIVVMEK
- a CDS encoding EF-hand domain-containing protein is translated as MRGNTLFFAAFLFTLGWTACNDTQQGSAYDTGDGQQNDIIDNSEVDNAFTQSPYFKEWDQNSDQQVDEDEFYQGHVKVMDKDQNSSISNEEWDQAKSSYFAGYDNQPENMEDWDADGDGDLTTEEVVTALEDTNYYKNWDNNSDGKIVEEEFAKNVFQTWDTDDNGLVQSEEYGEFHERQKQ